Proteins encoded in a region of the Labrus bergylta chromosome 9, fLabBer1.1, whole genome shotgun sequence genome:
- the aldob gene encoding fructose-bisphosphate aldolase B, translating into MTHQFPSLSPEQKKELSDIAQRIVAPGKGILAADESTGTMAKRLQNIKVENTEENRRFFRDLLFSSDPSIANSVGGVIFFHETLYQKSDSGKLFPQVIKDKGIVVGIKVDKGTAGLNGTDGETTTQGLDGLSERCAQYKKDGCDFAKWRCVLKISDGCPSALSIAENANVLARYASICQQNGLVPIVEPEILPDGAHDLLRCQYATEKVLAAVYKALSDHHVYLEGTLLKPNMVTAGHSCTKKYTPQEVAMATVTALRRTVPAAVPGICFLSGGQSEEEASLNLNAINQVPLHRPWKLTFSYGRALQASTLAAWQGKAANKAAAQETFCNRAKINGLASKGEYKPTDSAGQASMQSLYTASYVY; encoded by the exons ATGACTCACCAGTTCCCATCGCTGTCTCCTGAGCAAAAGAAGGAGCTCTCTGACATCGCTCAGAGGATTGTGGCTCCAGGAAAGGGAATCCTGGCTGCAGATGAATCAACAG GAACCATGGCGAAGCGTCTCCAGAACATCAAAGTGGAGAACACAGAGGAGAACCGTCGCTTCTTCCGTGACCTCCTGTTCTCCTCTGATCCGTCCATCGCGAacagtgtgggcggagtcatCTTCTTCCACGAGACACTATACCAGAAATCAGACAGTGGCAAGCTCTTCCCCCAGGTCATCAAGGATAAGGGTATTGTCGTCGGCATCAAG GTGGACAAAGGCACAGCGGGTCTTAATGGAACAGATGGAGAGACGACCACACAAG gtcTTGATGGCCTCTCAGAGCGCTGTGCTCAGTACAAGAAGGATGGTTGTGACTTTGCCAAGTGGAGGTGCGTGCTGAAGATCTCAGACGGCTGCCCCTCTGCTCTCAGCATTGCAGAAAATGCCAATGTCCTCGCCAGATATGCCAGTATCTGCCAACAG AATGGCCTGGTGCCCATTGTGGAGCCAGAGATCCTCCCTGACGGCGCCCATGACCTGCTGCGCTGCCAGTACGCCACAGAGAAG GTTCTGGCTGCTGTGTACAAGGCTCTCTCTGATCACCATGTGTACCTGGAGGGCACTCTGCTCAAGCCTAACATGGTCACCGCTGGACACTCCTGCACTAAGAAGTACACCCCTCAGgaggttgccatggcaacagtgaCCGCCCTGAGACGCACTGTCCCAGCTGCTGTTCCCG GAATCTGCTTTCTGTCTGGAGgtcagagcgaggaggaggcCTCCCTCAACTTGAATGCCATCAACCAGGTGCCCCTCCATCGCCCTTGGAAGCTGACCTTCTCTTACGGCCGTGCACTTCAGGCCTCCACTCTCGCAGCCTGGCAGGGCAAAGCTGCCAACAAAGCAGCTGCGCAGGAAACTTTCTGCAACAGGGCCAAG ATCAATGGCCTGGCCTCCAAAGGAGAGTACAAGCCCACAGACTCAGCTGGCCAGGCCTCCATGCAGTCCCTGTACACTGCTAGCTATGTCTATTAA